In a single window of the Sphingosinicella microcystinivorans genome:
- a CDS encoding acyl-CoA dehydrogenase family protein, producing MDAETFGLFRSTIRRFVDERLIPAEDAVEEADTVPESIVDEMRQMGLFGISVPEDYGGLGCTMSEEAAIIRELTRASVVFRSVIGTTVGIGSQGIVMDGTEEQKQEWLPKFATGEAIASFGLTEPEAGSDAASLRTVAVRDGDTYRITGTKRFITNAPRASVFTLMARTEADVKGAGGISAFILPADTPGISFGKPDKKMGQKGSVTTDVILDDVVVPAANIIGGVPGRGFKTAMKVLDRGRIHIAAVALGMCERLIGMALQYAMERRQFGGRIADFQLVQAMLADMKVDMLTTEALMQSVAAKFDAGEPVSLECSALKLHASEAVGRIADRAVQIYGGAGYMSEYKVERFYRDVRLLRIYEGTSQIQQTIIARQMIRQAEAAA from the coding sequence ATGGATGCAGAGACGTTCGGACTGTTCCGTTCGACCATTCGCCGTTTCGTCGACGAGCGCCTGATCCCGGCCGAGGACGCGGTCGAGGAGGCCGACACCGTTCCCGAGTCCATCGTGGACGAGATGCGGCAGATGGGCCTGTTCGGCATCTCCGTGCCGGAAGACTACGGCGGTCTCGGCTGCACCATGTCCGAGGAGGCGGCGATCATCCGCGAGTTGACGCGCGCCTCCGTGGTGTTCCGCTCGGTGATCGGCACCACCGTGGGCATCGGCAGCCAGGGCATCGTGATGGACGGCACCGAGGAGCAGAAGCAGGAATGGCTGCCGAAGTTCGCGACCGGCGAGGCCATCGCCAGCTTCGGCCTCACCGAGCCGGAAGCCGGCTCCGACGCCGCCTCGCTGCGCACCGTCGCCGTGCGCGACGGCGACACTTACCGCATCACCGGCACCAAGCGCTTCATCACCAACGCGCCGCGCGCCAGCGTCTTCACGCTGATGGCGCGCACGGAGGCGGACGTGAAGGGCGCGGGCGGCATCTCCGCGTTCATCCTGCCCGCGGATACGCCCGGCATCTCGTTCGGCAAGCCCGACAAGAAAATGGGCCAGAAGGGCTCGGTGACGACGGACGTGATCCTCGATGACGTGGTCGTGCCCGCCGCGAACATCATCGGCGGCGTGCCGGGGCGCGGCTTCAAGACCGCGATGAAGGTGCTGGACCGGGGCCGCATCCATATCGCCGCCGTCGCGCTCGGCATGTGCGAGCGGCTGATCGGCATGGCGCTGCAATATGCGATGGAGCGGAGGCAGTTCGGCGGGCGCATCGCGGACTTCCAGCTCGTGCAGGCGATGCTCGCCGACATGAAGGTGGACATGCTGACGACCGAGGCGCTGATGCAGTCGGTCGCCGCGAAGTTCGACGCTGGCGAGCCCGTCAGCCTCGAATGCTCGGCGCTCAAGCTCCATGCCTCCGAAGCGGTCGGCCGCATCGCCGACCGCGCGGTGCAGATCTACGGCGGCGCGGGCTACATGTCCGAATACAAGGTCGAGCGCTTCTACCGCGACGTGCGCCTGCTCCGCATCTACGAGGGCACCTCGCAGATTCAGCAGACCATCATCGCCAGGCAGATGATCCGGCAGGCCGAGGCCGCCGCCTGA
- a CDS encoding acetyl-CoA C-acetyltransferase: MRRAAIVAPIRTAVGKYGGSLKSMSAGDLGAIIIRALVERTKIDPERIDDVVFSQGYGNGEAPCIGRWSALAAGLPESIPGVQLDRRCGSGLQAVIDAAMRIQTGAADVVIAGGVESMSNVEYYSMDHRWGARSGSTTFHDRLTRGRVMSQPIARYGIITGMIETANNLAKDYNISREACDEYAAMSHRRAAAAWAAGRFDDELVPVPVPQRKGDPVIFAMDEGIRADATPESLAQLKPIEKDGVVTAGNASQQNDAAAACLVVAEDKLAELGLEPMGYLHSWAAAGCDPSRMGIGPVPAVERLFARTGLGWNDIDLVELNEAFAPQVLACLKGWGWDDRDRLNVNGSGISLGHPIGATGGRILANLLRELARRDGRYGLETMCIGGGQGLAAIFERA, from the coding sequence ATGCGCAGAGCCGCCATCGTCGCCCCCATCCGCACCGCCGTCGGCAAGTACGGCGGATCGCTGAAGTCCATGAGCGCCGGAGACCTCGGCGCGATCATCATAAGGGCGCTCGTAGAGCGCACGAAGATCGACCCGGAACGCATTGACGACGTTGTATTTTCGCAAGGGTACGGTAACGGCGAGGCGCCCTGCATCGGCCGCTGGTCGGCGCTGGCGGCGGGGCTGCCGGAATCGATCCCCGGCGTGCAGCTCGACCGGCGCTGCGGCTCCGGCCTGCAAGCCGTGATCGACGCGGCGATGCGGATCCAGACCGGCGCGGCGGACGTGGTGATCGCGGGCGGTGTCGAGAGCATGTCGAACGTCGAATATTATTCGATGGACCACCGCTGGGGCGCGCGCTCCGGCTCCACGACCTTCCACGACCGGCTGACGCGCGGCCGCGTCATGTCGCAGCCGATCGCGCGCTACGGCATCATCACCGGCATGATCGAGACGGCGAACAACCTCGCCAAGGACTACAACATTTCCCGCGAGGCGTGCGACGAGTACGCAGCCATGAGCCACCGGCGCGCCGCCGCGGCGTGGGCGGCGGGCAGGTTCGACGACGAGCTGGTGCCGGTGCCGGTGCCGCAGCGCAAGGGCGACCCGGTGATCTTCGCGATGGACGAGGGCATCCGCGCCGACGCGACGCCGGAATCGCTGGCGCAGCTCAAGCCCATCGAGAAGGACGGCGTGGTGACGGCGGGCAACGCCAGCCAGCAGAACGACGCGGCGGCCGCCTGCCTCGTCGTCGCGGAGGACAAGCTCGCCGAACTGGGCCTCGAGCCGATGGGCTACCTGCACAGCTGGGCGGCGGCGGGCTGCGACCCGTCGCGCATGGGCATCGGCCCGGTTCCCGCCGTCGAGCGCCTGTTCGCCCGCACCGGCCTCGGCTGGAACGACATCGACCTCGTCGAGCTGAACGAGGCGTTCGCGCCGCAGGTGCTCGCCTGCCTCAAGGGCTGGGGCTGGGACGACCGCGACCGGCTCAACGTCAACGGTTCGGGCATCTCGCTCGGGCACCCGATCGGCGCCACCGGCGGCCGCATTCTCGCGAACCTGCTGCGCGAGCTGGCGCGGCGCGACGGGCGCTACGGCCTTGAAACCATGTGCATCGGCGGCGGGCAGGGGCTCGCCGCGATCTTCGAGCGGGCGTGA
- a CDS encoding CaiB/BaiF CoA transferase family protein, which produces MSAADASTPAALAGIKVLDLSRVLAGPWCTQILADFGADVLKVEAPGRGDDTRQWGPPYLKGPDEEGRGESAYYLSCNRNKRSVAIDIASPEGAALVRRLAADADILVENFKVGGLRKYGLDYESLKAINPRLVYCSITGFGQTGPYASRGGYDFVAQGMGGLMTITGENGGEPLKVGVAITDVSTGMYATVSILMALRHAERTGEGQHIDVSLLDTQMAMLANQALSWLVGRQEPGRLGNRHPTVVPYKTFQAKDGSIIIAVGNDGQYRQMCKVLGVPELAADPRYVTNADRVVNRDGLEARIQELVADEEVTPLVERLVEAGVPAGPVNTLEKVFSDPFVEARGAVHEFEREDGMKVPSVAYPGKLSGTPATFRRRPPFVGEHSREALADWLGLPDAELDALAGAAVIAQRGEG; this is translated from the coding sequence ATGTCGGCGGCTGACGCCTCAACACCGGCGGCGCTTGCCGGCATCAAGGTTCTCGATCTCTCGCGCGTGCTCGCCGGGCCGTGGTGCACGCAGATCCTCGCCGATTTCGGCGCGGACGTGCTGAAGGTGGAGGCGCCCGGCCGGGGCGACGACACCCGCCAGTGGGGACCGCCCTATCTCAAGGGGCCGGACGAGGAGGGGCGCGGCGAGAGCGCCTACTATCTCTCGTGCAATCGCAACAAGCGCTCGGTAGCCATTGATATTGCTTCCCCCGAAGGCGCGGCGCTCGTGCGGCGGCTCGCGGCCGACGCCGACATTCTCGTCGAGAATTTCAAGGTCGGCGGGCTCAGGAAATACGGCCTCGACTACGAGAGCCTGAAGGCGATCAATCCCCGCCTCGTCTATTGCTCGATCACCGGCTTCGGCCAGACCGGGCCGTATGCCTCGCGCGGCGGCTACGATTTCGTGGCGCAGGGCATGGGCGGGCTGATGACCATCACCGGCGAGAACGGCGGCGAGCCGCTGAAGGTCGGCGTCGCCATCACCGACGTCTCCACGGGCATGTACGCGACCGTCAGCATCCTGATGGCGCTGCGCCACGCCGAGCGCACGGGCGAGGGCCAGCACATCGACGTCTCGCTGCTCGACACGCAGATGGCGATGCTGGCGAACCAGGCGCTTAGCTGGCTCGTCGGGCGGCAGGAGCCGGGGCGTCTCGGCAACCGGCACCCGACCGTGGTGCCCTACAAGACGTTTCAGGCGAAGGACGGCAGCATCATCATCGCCGTGGGCAACGACGGCCAGTACCGCCAGATGTGCAAGGTGCTCGGCGTGCCGGAACTCGCCGCCGATCCGCGCTACGTGACCAACGCCGACCGCGTGGTCAACCGCGACGGGCTGGAGGCGCGCATCCAGGAGCTGGTCGCGGACGAGGAGGTGACGCCGCTCGTCGAGCGGCTGGTGGAGGCGGGCGTGCCCGCCGGGCCGGTGAACACGCTGGAGAAGGTCTTTTCCGATCCGTTCGTCGAAGCGCGCGGCGCCGTCCACGAATTCGAGCGCGAGGACGGCATGAAGGTGCCGAGCGTCGCCTATCCCGGCAAGCTCAGCGGAACCCCCGCCACCTTCCGCCGCCGCCCGCCGTTCGTCGGCGAGCACAGCCGCGAGGCGCTCGCCGACTGGCTGGGGCTTCCCGATGCGGAACTCGATGCGCTCGCCGGGGCTGCCGTGATCGCGCAGCGCGGCGAAGGCTGA
- a CDS encoding SDR family NAD(P)-dependent oxidoreductase, translated as MELNDTVAAVVTGGASGLGEATARALAAKGVRVALFDLDEAKGAALAAGIGGLFVKVDVTSEASVDEGFAAARAAHGQERVLVNCAGTGNVVKTASRDKATGETRHFPTDAFERIIQINLIGTFRCAAKAAKGMLDLAPLEDGARGVIINTASVAAEDGQIGQAAYAASKGGVVSLTLPMARDLMNDGIRVNTILPGIFDTPLMARAADAVKQSLAASVPFPKRFGRPAEYAALALAMIENDYFNGEDVRLDGAIRMAPR; from the coding sequence ATGGAACTGAACGATACGGTCGCCGCGGTCGTCACCGGCGGCGCCTCCGGGCTCGGCGAGGCGACGGCGCGGGCGCTCGCGGCGAAGGGCGTGCGCGTGGCGCTGTTCGATCTCGACGAGGCGAAGGGCGCGGCGCTCGCCGCCGGGATCGGCGGGCTGTTCGTGAAGGTGGACGTCACCTCCGAGGCTTCCGTCGACGAAGGCTTCGCGGCGGCGCGCGCCGCGCACGGGCAGGAGCGTGTCCTCGTCAACTGCGCGGGCACCGGCAATGTCGTGAAGACCGCGAGCCGCGACAAGGCGACCGGGGAGACGAGGCATTTCCCGACCGACGCCTTCGAGCGCATCATCCAGATCAACCTGATCGGCACGTTCCGCTGCGCGGCGAAGGCCGCGAAGGGGATGCTCGACCTCGCCCCGCTGGAGGACGGCGCGCGCGGCGTCATCATCAACACGGCGAGCGTCGCCGCCGAGGACGGGCAGATCGGGCAGGCCGCCTACGCGGCCTCGAAGGGCGGCGTCGTCAGCCTCACGCTGCCGATGGCGCGCGACCTGATGAACGACGGCATCCGCGTCAACACCATCCTGCCCGGCATCTTCGACACGCCGCTGATGGCGCGCGCCGCCGACGCCGTGAAGCAGTCGCTCGCCGCCAGCGTGCCGTTCCCCAAGCGCTTCGGGCGTCCGGCGGAGTACGCGGCGCTCGCGCTCGCGATGATCGAAAACGACTATTTCAACGGCGAGGACGTCCGCCTCGACGGCGCGATCCGCATGGCGCCGCGTTGA
- a CDS encoding enoyl-CoA hydratase, translated as MTAADEIVPEFVTYAVNEGVAWVMLNRPQYSNAQNYRLLNQLDAAFRRAVEDDAVKVIVLGGEGKHFSAGHDIGTPEKDSNLPRERVHLWWDHTNKGGAERQYVLEQDAYLGLCRRWQDIPKPMIAMVQGACVAGGLMLAWVCDLIIASEDAFFQDPVVRMAQPGVEYFAHAFELPPRVARELLLLGERMPAERAYQFGMVNRIYPRESLRAEVARIAAEIAQRDRFGLALTKQAINFVEDLRGKRQAMDGVFHMHHLAHAHNQLMTGNLVGGLDAKAMAQANKKQAGEG; from the coding sequence ATGACGGCAGCGGACGAGATTGTGCCGGAATTCGTCACCTACGCGGTGAATGAAGGCGTCGCATGGGTGATGCTGAACCGCCCGCAATACAGCAACGCGCAGAACTACCGCCTGCTGAACCAGCTCGACGCGGCGTTCCGCCGCGCGGTGGAGGACGACGCCGTCAAGGTCATCGTGCTCGGCGGCGAGGGCAAGCACTTCTCCGCGGGCCACGACATCGGCACGCCCGAGAAGGATTCGAACCTGCCGCGCGAGCGCGTGCATCTGTGGTGGGACCACACCAACAAGGGCGGCGCCGAGCGGCAGTACGTGCTGGAGCAGGACGCCTACCTCGGCCTCTGCCGCCGCTGGCAGGACATCCCCAAGCCGATGATCGCGATGGTGCAGGGCGCCTGCGTCGCGGGCGGGCTGATGCTCGCGTGGGTGTGCGACCTCATCATTGCGAGCGAGGACGCCTTCTTCCAGGACCCGGTGGTGCGCATGGCGCAGCCCGGCGTCGAGTATTTCGCGCACGCCTTCGAGCTGCCGCCCCGCGTCGCGCGCGAGCTGCTCCTCCTCGGCGAGCGTATGCCCGCCGAGCGCGCCTACCAGTTCGGCATGGTGAACCGCATCTACCCGCGCGAGAGCCTGCGCGCCGAGGTGGCGCGGATCGCCGCCGAGATCGCGCAGCGCGACCGCTTCGGCCTCGCGCTCACCAAGCAGGCGATCAACTTCGTCGAGGACCTGCGCGGCAAGCGGCAGGCGATGGACGGCGTGTTCCACATGCACCACCTCGCCCACGCGCATAACCAGCTCATGACCGGCAACCTCGTCGGCGGTCTCGACGCCAAGGCGATGGCGCAGGCGAACAAGAAGCAGGCGGGCGAAGGCTGA
- a CDS encoding acyl-CoA dehydrogenase family protein — protein MAAAFEQDRARLIPDALPALLRQAADAAQAFVAAAQPHVRARLAGADGRIDRRRADAEQHVVHGFGWYAAYAEMMSEVAAWAIRLEGEGRFGEIEALLALLLFAEYGAQMRGGIPMNQGETIRPSDLADDAAALAALDAPALGALIRAGARQDVKTAIVGHLADTHGRAILEDAGLDSTTDMVRDQFFAFAQEKVQPFAHEWHLADALIPLPLVEELGALGVFGMTIPEGYGGLGMGKTAMCVVSEELSRGWIGVGSLATRSEIAAELILCGGTEAQKAEWLPRIASAETLPTAVFTEPDTGSDLGALRTRAALSGDAYAVHGNKTWITHAARADVMTLLVRTDPATNNYSGLSMLLAPKPRGTVEDPFPAEGMSGGEIEVIGYRGMKEYEIGFDGFRVPAANLLGGVEGQGFKQLMATFESARIQTAARAVGVAQAALDTGLAYALERRQFGRAIIEFPRVANKLAMMAAEIMGARQLTYFAARRKDEGKRCDLEAGMAKLIGARVAWAAADNALQIHGGNGFATEYVASRLLADARILNIFEGAGEIQAQVIARRLLDETN, from the coding sequence ATGGCGGCGGCGTTCGAGCAGGATCGGGCGCGCCTGATCCCCGATGCGTTGCCCGCCCTGCTGCGGCAGGCGGCGGACGCGGCGCAGGCGTTCGTGGCGGCGGCGCAGCCGCATGTCCGCGCGCGGCTTGCCGGCGCGGACGGCCGCATCGACCGGCGGCGCGCGGACGCCGAGCAGCACGTCGTCCACGGCTTCGGCTGGTACGCCGCCTACGCGGAGATGATGAGCGAGGTCGCCGCGTGGGCGATCCGGCTGGAGGGCGAAGGCCGTTTCGGCGAGATCGAGGCGCTGCTCGCGCTGCTGCTCTTCGCCGAATACGGCGCGCAGATGCGCGGCGGCATCCCGATGAACCAGGGCGAGACGATCCGCCCGTCCGACCTCGCGGACGACGCGGCGGCGCTCGCCGCCCTCGACGCCCCGGCGCTCGGCGCGCTGATCCGCGCCGGTGCGCGTCAGGACGTGAAGACCGCCATCGTCGGCCACCTCGCCGATACGCACGGCCGCGCCATCCTCGAGGACGCGGGCCTCGATTCCACCACGGACATGGTGCGCGACCAGTTCTTCGCCTTCGCGCAGGAGAAGGTGCAGCCCTTCGCGCACGAATGGCACCTCGCCGACGCGCTCATCCCGCTGCCGCTCGTCGAGGAGCTCGGCGCGCTCGGCGTGTTCGGCATGACGATCCCGGAAGGCTACGGCGGCCTCGGCATGGGCAAGACGGCGATGTGCGTCGTCTCCGAGGAGCTTTCGCGCGGCTGGATCGGCGTCGGCTCGCTCGCCACGCGCTCGGAGATCGCGGCGGAGCTCATCCTCTGCGGCGGCACCGAGGCGCAGAAGGCCGAGTGGCTGCCGAGGATCGCCAGCGCCGAAACCCTGCCGACGGCGGTATTCACCGAGCCGGACACCGGCTCCGACCTCGGCGCGCTGCGCACGCGCGCGGCGCTTTCGGGAGACGCATACGCCGTCCACGGCAACAAGACGTGGATCACCCACGCCGCCCGCGCCGACGTGATGACGCTCCTCGTCCGCACCGATCCGGCGACGAACAACTACAGCGGCCTCTCCATGCTGCTCGCGCCCAAGCCGCGCGGCACGGTGGAGGACCCGTTCCCGGCCGAGGGCATGAGCGGCGGCGAGATCGAGGTGATCGGCTATCGCGGCATGAAGGAATACGAGATCGGCTTCGACGGTTTCCGCGTTCCCGCCGCGAACCTGCTCGGCGGCGTCGAGGGGCAGGGCTTCAAGCAATTGATGGCGACCTTCGAAAGCGCCCGCATCCAGACGGCGGCGCGCGCCGTCGGCGTCGCGCAGGCGGCGCTCGACACGGGCCTCGCCTATGCGCTCGAACGGAGGCAGTTCGGCCGCGCCATCATCGAGTTCCCGCGCGTCGCCAACAAGCTCGCGATGATGGCGGCGGAGATCATGGGCGCGCGCCAGCTCACCTATTTCGCCGCGCGCCGCAAGGACGAGGGCAAGCGCTGCGATCTCGAGGCCGGCATGGCGAAGCTGATCGGCGCGCGCGTCGCGTGGGCGGCGGCGGACAATGCGCTCCAGATCCACGGCGGCAACGGCTTCGCGACCGAATATGTGGCAAGCCGCCTGCTCGCCGACGCGCGCATCCTCAACATCTTCGAAGGCGCGGGCGAGATTCAGGCGCAGGTGATCGCGCGGCGTCTCCTCGACGAAACCAACTAG
- a CDS encoding CaiB/BaiF CoA transferase family protein, translated as MAEGPLSGIRIVEFAGIGPGPFCGMLLADLGADIVRIDRKGATTGGEPTNTTFRGRRSIALDLKNPEAVALCLSLIEKADALFEGFRPGVMERLGLGPDAALARNPRIVYGRMTGWGQTGPLAQAAGHDLNYLSLSGAAHAIGPAEKPVPPLNIVGDFGGGSLYLAMGLLAGIISARATGCGQVVDAAIVEGAASLMTMFYGLRPTGRWKDERAVNVLDGGAHFYNTYRCADGKWISLGPIEPQFYALLREKAGLDDPAFDAQMKREAWPDLTAKLADVIAGKTREEWCALLEGTDVCFAPVLGLDDAPRHPHNMARGTFVEVAGVVQPAPAPRFSETPGAIQGPPPQIGAHNRSAPLDWGIDAECVSALEAAGVL; from the coding sequence ATGGCGGAAGGACCGCTTTCCGGCATCAGGATCGTGGAGTTCGCGGGCATCGGTCCGGGGCCGTTCTGCGGGATGCTGCTCGCCGATCTCGGCGCGGACATCGTCCGCATAGACCGCAAGGGCGCGACCACGGGCGGCGAGCCGACCAACACGACCTTCCGCGGCCGCCGCTCGATCGCGCTCGATCTCAAGAACCCGGAGGCCGTGGCGCTCTGCCTGTCGCTCATCGAGAAGGCCGACGCGCTGTTCGAGGGCTTCCGCCCCGGCGTCATGGAGCGGCTCGGCCTCGGCCCGGACGCCGCGCTCGCGCGCAATCCGCGCATCGTCTACGGCCGCATGACCGGCTGGGGCCAGACCGGCCCGCTCGCGCAGGCGGCGGGCCACGATCTCAACTACCTGTCGTTGAGCGGCGCGGCGCACGCCATCGGCCCGGCGGAAAAGCCGGTGCCGCCGCTCAACATCGTCGGCGATTTCGGCGGCGGCTCGCTCTATCTCGCGATGGGCCTGCTCGCCGGGATCATCAGCGCGCGCGCCACCGGGTGCGGGCAGGTGGTGGACGCCGCCATCGTCGAAGGCGCGGCCTCGCTGATGACGATGTTCTACGGCCTCCGCCCGACCGGGCGCTGGAAGGACGAACGCGCCGTGAACGTGCTCGACGGCGGCGCGCACTTCTACAACACCTATCGCTGCGCCGACGGCAAATGGATTTCGCTCGGGCCGATCGAGCCGCAATTCTACGCGCTGCTGCGCGAGAAGGCGGGCCTCGACGATCCCGCCTTCGACGCGCAGATGAAGCGCGAGGCGTGGCCGGACCTCACCGCGAAGCTCGCGGACGTGATCGCGGGAAAGACGCGCGAGGAATGGTGCGCGCTCCTTGAAGGCACGGACGTCTGCTTCGCGCCCGTGCTCGGCCTCGACGACGCGCCCCGGCACCCGCACAACATGGCGCGCGGCACGTTCGTCGAGGTGGCGGGCGTCGTGCAGCCTGCGCCTGCGCCGCGCTTCTCCGAGACGCCGGGCGCCATTCAGGGGCCGCCGCCGCAGATCGGCGCGCACAACCGGAGCGCGCCGCTCGACTGGGGCATCGACGCGGAGTGCGTTTCCGCGCTGGAAGCCGCGGGCGTGCTTTGA
- a CDS encoding nuclear transport factor 2 family protein, with translation MESNERRSALAMLLALPVGAAALSGSAAAAPRKASAADRLDRLVSHQEITDILNQYARGWDRLDEEALRGCFWPEAQHRHGGFKGLSQDFITRAFPVVAKVKGTRHSISNIFIEIDGDRAFAECYFAATHRRMNAAGTDEEDYFSSGRYLDRFERRGGVWKIAQRRGLNEFERIEPRADATLAKADPEQLGRRKPEDPYYTMLADFRAGK, from the coding sequence ATGGAATCCAACGAACGCCGCAGCGCCCTTGCCATGCTGCTCGCCTTGCCCGTGGGCGCCGCCGCGCTTTCCGGCAGCGCCGCCGCCGCGCCGCGCAAGGCGAGCGCCGCCGACCGGCTCGACCGGCTGGTCTCGCATCAGGAGATCACCGACATCCTGAACCAGTACGCGCGCGGCTGGGACCGGCTCGACGAGGAGGCCCTGCGCGGCTGCTTCTGGCCGGAGGCGCAGCACCGGCACGGCGGCTTCAAGGGGCTGTCGCAGGACTTCATCACCCGGGCGTTCCCCGTGGTCGCGAAGGTGAAGGGTACGCGGCACAGCATCTCGAACATCTTCATCGAGATCGACGGCGACCGCGCCTTTGCCGAATGCTATTTCGCGGCGACGCACCGGCGCATGAACGCGGCCGGGACGGACGAGGAGGACTATTTTTCCTCGGGCCGCTATCTCGACCGTTTCGAACGGCGCGGCGGCGTCTGGAAGATCGCGCAGCGCCGCGGCCTCAACGAGTTCGAGCGCATCGAGCCGCGCGCCGACGCGACGCTCGCCAAGGCGGACCCGGAACAGCTCGGCCGCCGCAAGCCCGAAGACCCCTACTACACGATGCTCGCGGATTTCCGCGCCGGGAAGTGA
- a CDS encoding acetyl-CoA C-acetyltransferase codes for MAEAYIVAVARSAGGKRGGRLAGLHPADLAGRVLADLMSRADADPALVEDVIMGCACPAGEQGANIGRNAVLAAGLPESIPGTHVDRQCGSSQQALHFAAATVMAGAMDVVIAAGVESMTRVPMGLPWTLPAQHGYGTHRSPGVEARYPNTPFSQFKGAELLARKYGLDRAALDAYALESHRRAAAATAAGKFRGEIVPIDVTTPEGETLVHDTDEGIRADASLEKIASVKLLQEDGVISAANASQICDGAAAVLVVNDAGLKALGATPLARVHQMTVIGHDPVIMLEAPIPATEKALARSGLGISDIDLYEVNEAFAPVPLAWAQALGADMGRLNVNGGAIALGHPLGGSGTKLMTTLVSALHDRGGRYGLQTMCEAGGMANVTIVERL; via the coding sequence ATGGCCGAAGCCTATATCGTTGCAGTGGCGCGAAGCGCAGGCGGAAAACGCGGCGGCCGCCTCGCCGGGCTGCACCCGGCGGACCTCGCGGGCCGCGTGCTCGCCGATCTCATGTCGCGCGCCGACGCCGACCCCGCGCTCGTCGAGGACGTGATCATGGGCTGCGCCTGCCCGGCGGGCGAGCAGGGCGCGAACATCGGCCGCAACGCCGTGCTGGCGGCGGGCCTCCCCGAATCGATCCCCGGCACGCACGTCGACCGGCAGTGCGGCTCCTCGCAGCAGGCGCTGCACTTCGCCGCCGCCACGGTGATGGCGGGCGCGATGGACGTGGTGATCGCGGCGGGCGTGGAGAGCATGACGCGCGTGCCGATGGGCCTGCCGTGGACGCTGCCCGCGCAGCACGGCTACGGCACGCACCGCAGCCCCGGCGTCGAGGCGCGCTACCCGAACACGCCGTTCAGCCAGTTCAAGGGCGCGGAGCTTCTCGCCCGCAAATACGGCCTCGACCGCGCCGCGCTCGACGCCTACGCGCTCGAAAGCCACCGGCGCGCGGCGGCGGCCACCGCGGCGGGCAAGTTCAGGGGCGAGATCGTGCCGATCGACGTGACGACGCCCGAAGGCGAAACCCTCGTCCACGACACGGACGAGGGCATCCGCGCCGACGCGAGCCTCGAGAAGATCGCGAGCGTGAAGCTGCTTCAGGAGGACGGCGTGATCTCGGCGGCGAACGCCAGCCAGATCTGCGACGGCGCGGCGGCCGTGCTCGTCGTCAATGACGCGGGCCTGAAAGCGCTCGGCGCGACGCCGCTCGCCCGCGTCCACCAGATGACGGTGATCGGCCACGATCCCGTCATCATGCTCGAAGCGCCGATCCCGGCGACGGAGAAGGCGCTCGCCCGCAGCGGCCTCGGGATTTCCGACATCGACCTCTACGAAGTGAACGAGGCCTTCGCGCCCGTGCCGCTCGCGTGGGCGCAGGCGCTCGGCGCAGACATGGGAAGGCTCAACGTCAACGGCGGCGCCATCGCGCTCGGCCACCCGCTCGGCGGCTCCGGCACGAAGCTGATGACGACGCTGGTGAGCGCACTCCACGACCGCGGCGGCCGATACGGCCTCCAGACCATGTGCGAGGCGGGCGGCATGGCGAACGTGACGATCGTCGAGCGGTTGTAG